The proteins below are encoded in one region of Oncorhynchus nerka isolate Pitt River unplaced genomic scaffold, Oner_Uvic_2.0 unplaced_scaffold_879, whole genome shotgun sequence:
- the LOC135570952 gene encoding basic salivary proline-rich protein 1-like: MFYFFSNQLKLNGPDRLQTDPRQTPDRPQTDPRKSPNRPQADPRQTPDRPQADPRQTPDRPQTDPNKSPNRPQADPRQTPGRPQTDPRQTPGRPQADPKQTPGRPQTDPRQSPNRPQTDPRQTPDRPQTDPNKSPNSPQADPRQTPGRPQTEPRQTPDSPQTDPRQTPNRAQTDPRQTPNRAQTHPRHTPDTPQTAPNRPQTDPRQPPDRPQTAPRQTPGRPQTAPKQPQTAPKQPPDRDQTHPRQPPNRPQTDPRQPPDRPQTAPRQTPGRPQTAPKQPQTAPKQPPDRDQTDPRQTPDRLQTAPKQPPDRPHKKIPSNNKTQHQ; encoded by the coding sequence ATGTTTTATTTCTTCTCCAACCAACTCAAACTAAATGGCCCAGACAGACTCCAGACAGACCCCAGACAGACCCCAGACAGACCCCAGACAGACCCCAGGAAGTCCCCAAACAGACCCCAGGCAGACCCCAGACAGACCCCAGACAGACCCCAGGCAGACCCCAGACAGACCCCAGACAGACCCCAGACAGACCCCAATAAGTCCCCAAACAGACCCCAGGCAGACCCCAGGCAGACCCCAGGCAGACCCCAGACAGACCCCAGGCAGACCCCAGGCAGACCCCAGGCAGACCCCAAGCAGACCCCAGGCAGACCCCAGACAGACCCCAGACAGTCCCCAAACAGACCCCAGACAGACCCCAGGCAGACCCCAGACAGACCCCAGACAGACCCCAATAAGTCCCCAAACAGCCCCCAGGCAGACCCCAGACAGACCCCAGGCAGACCCCAAACAGAGCCCAGACAGaccccagacagcccccagacagaccCCAGGCAGACCCCAAACAGAGCCCAGACAGACCCCAGGCAGACCCCAAACAGAGCCCAGACACACCCCAGACACACCCCAGACACACCCCAGACAGCCCCAAACAGACCCCAGACAGaccccagacagcccccagacagaccccagacagcccccagacagaccCCAGGAAGACCCCAGACAGCCCCCAAACAACCCCAGACAGCCCCCAAACAGcccccagacagagaccagacacaccCCAGACAGCCCCCAAACAGACCCCAGACAGaccccagacagcccccagacagaccccagacagcccccagacagaccCCAGGAAGACCCCAGACAGCCCCCAAACAACCCCAGACAGCCCCCAAACAGcccccagacagagaccagacagacccCAGACAGACCCCAGATAGACTCCAGACAGCCCCCAAACAACCCCCAGACAGACCCCATaaaaaaataccctcaaataacaAAACACAACATCAGTAG